One segment of Natronosalvus halobius DNA contains the following:
- a CDS encoding DUF302 domain-containing protein — protein MTLPIDPAEIDPDDIGAKQTTLEMDHEDAIEHVREVFTDAGFGVPVEFSPSELLNEKVDADRDPYYVLGACNPAVADEALEVSNNKIGAIFPCNVVIWEESPGTQRVYHVSIMRIARLVGMAPDDDAMADIVATTGELVDDAFANL, from the coding sequence ATGACGCTCCCTATCGACCCTGCCGAGATCGACCCCGACGACATCGGCGCGAAACAGACCACCCTCGAGATGGACCACGAGGACGCCATCGAGCACGTGCGCGAGGTGTTCACCGACGCCGGCTTCGGCGTCCCCGTCGAGTTCTCCCCCTCGGAGTTGCTCAACGAGAAGGTCGACGCCGACCGGGATCCCTACTACGTCCTCGGAGCCTGCAACCCGGCCGTCGCGGACGAGGCGCTCGAGGTTTCGAACAACAAAATCGGCGCAATCTTCCCGTGTAACGTCGTCATCTGGGAGGAGTCGCCCGGCACCCAGCGCGTCTACCACGTGAGCATCATGCGCATCGCTCGACTCGTCGGGATGGCTCCGGACGACGACGCGATGGCCGACATCGTGGCCACAACTGGCGAACTGGTGGACGACGCCTTCGCGAACCTCTAA
- a CDS encoding DsbA family protein — protein MALDTDITRRRALLAGGGTLAFGGGVTYLASRPDSNPSDETYVPEMSNRSDETTGFGAELAGRPIAGDLNAPIDVYYWTDYLCPFCARFEAETLPKLGREYIDAGTARFVLLPYPTIGSYSMEAMVWSLCVWDVVADETPAAYWNWHHRVFERQSDAESGSDWATADAFATITDETADVPLADVEACREERSEAVRGPIQDDLDLGQSAGIQGTPGFVVYNRETDAAGRIVGAQPYDNFADAIEQVRNA, from the coding sequence ATGGCCCTCGACACGGACATCACGCGACGGCGGGCGCTACTCGCCGGCGGCGGTACGCTCGCGTTCGGCGGCGGGGTCACGTACCTGGCCTCGCGCCCGGACTCGAACCCGAGCGACGAGACGTACGTCCCTGAGATGTCCAATCGGAGCGACGAGACGACCGGCTTCGGCGCCGAGCTTGCAGGGCGACCGATCGCCGGCGACCTGAACGCCCCCATCGACGTCTACTACTGGACCGACTACCTCTGTCCGTTCTGTGCGCGGTTCGAGGCGGAGACACTGCCGAAGCTCGGTCGGGAGTACATCGACGCCGGCACGGCGCGGTTCGTCCTCCTTCCGTACCCCACCATCGGGAGCTACTCCATGGAAGCGATGGTGTGGAGCCTGTGCGTCTGGGACGTAGTCGCCGACGAGACGCCTGCAGCCTACTGGAACTGGCACCACCGCGTCTTCGAGAGACAGTCGGATGCCGAATCGGGTTCCGACTGGGCGACAGCGGACGCGTTCGCGACGATCACTGATGAGACCGCGGACGTTCCGTTGGCCGACGTCGAGGCCTGCCGCGAGGAACGGTCCGAGGCCGTTCGAGGCCCGATCCAGGACGACCTCGACCTGGGGCAGTCGGCCGGCATTCAGGGTACGCCCGGCTTCGTCGTCTACAATCGCGAGACGGACGCAGCCGGGAGAATCGTCGGGGCGCAGCCGTACGACAACTTCGCGGACGCAATCGAGCAGGTTCGAAATGCATGA
- a CDS encoding FAD-dependent oxidoreductase, which produces MSDPFVVIGGDAAGMSAASKAKREDSERDVIVFEKGEWVSYAACGMPYYVKGDVEDLEDLVAMTAETFRDERDIDLRTGHEVVEIDPEREVVVVEADGDTFEQPYGHLLVAVGARAIEPPFDRLGLEGVFTIHDMDEADAIERYVREHDLETAAIVGGGYVGIEMAEALSAHGLAVDLYEMLPHVLQPFGEAVADVVGDHLREQSVTLNLDTAVSGFSGDDRVERVHLEDADEPADVAIVGVGVAPNVELAADAGVEVGETGAIAVDEYGRTNVENVYAAGDCAEARHVVTGEPDHVPLALTANRAGRAIGETVTGSPTPVGGIAGTAIVKAFDLGAARTGLLDEERACEAGFDPVSVTITAATRAHYYPGGADLTVTLVADREDGTLLGGSVVGREGAKRIDTVATALEAGMTVTDLQNADLAYAPPFSPVWDPILTAAKVLGGKLE; this is translated from the coding sequence ATGAGCGATCCCTTCGTCGTGATCGGTGGAGACGCGGCCGGAATGAGCGCCGCCAGCAAGGCGAAACGCGAGGATTCCGAGCGGGACGTGATCGTCTTCGAGAAGGGCGAGTGGGTCTCGTACGCCGCCTGCGGGATGCCCTACTACGTCAAAGGCGACGTCGAGGATCTCGAGGACCTCGTCGCAATGACCGCCGAGACGTTCCGCGATGAACGGGACATCGACCTCCGGACGGGTCACGAGGTGGTCGAGATCGACCCCGAGCGCGAGGTCGTCGTGGTCGAGGCCGACGGAGACACGTTCGAGCAACCTTACGGTCACCTCCTGGTCGCAGTCGGTGCGCGGGCGATCGAACCGCCCTTCGACAGGCTCGGCCTCGAGGGCGTGTTCACGATCCACGACATGGACGAGGCCGACGCGATCGAACGCTACGTGCGCGAGCACGACCTCGAGACGGCCGCCATCGTCGGCGGGGGCTACGTCGGGATCGAGATGGCCGAGGCACTCTCGGCCCACGGCCTCGCCGTCGACCTCTACGAAATGCTCCCCCACGTCCTCCAGCCCTTCGGCGAGGCGGTCGCCGACGTCGTCGGAGACCACCTCCGTGAGCAGAGCGTCACCCTCAACCTCGATACCGCCGTCTCGGGCTTTTCGGGTGACGACCGCGTCGAGCGCGTCCACCTCGAGGACGCCGACGAACCGGCCGACGTCGCCATCGTTGGCGTCGGAGTGGCCCCAAACGTCGAACTCGCGGCCGACGCCGGCGTCGAGGTCGGTGAAACGGGCGCCATCGCGGTCGACGAGTACGGCCGAACGAACGTCGAGAACGTCTACGCGGCGGGCGACTGCGCCGAAGCGCGCCACGTCGTCACGGGCGAGCCGGATCACGTACCCCTCGCACTGACGGCCAACCGCGCCGGCCGAGCGATCGGCGAGACCGTCACTGGTTCGCCGACGCCCGTCGGCGGAATCGCAGGGACTGCCATCGTGAAAGCCTTCGACCTCGGGGCAGCCAGGACGGGACTCCTGGACGAGGAGCGAGCCTGCGAGGCCGGCTTCGATCCCGTCTCGGTCACCATCACGGCGGCGACGCGCGCCCACTACTACCCCGGCGGTGCGGATCTCACGGTCACGCTGGTCGCTGACCGCGAAGATGGAACGTTGCTCGGCGGCAGCGTCGTCGGTCGCGAGGGCGCAAAGCGCATCGACACCGTGGCGACGGCGCTCGAGGCGGGGATGACCGTTACCGACCTCCAGAACGCAGACCTGGCGTACGCCCCGCCGTTCAGTCCAGTCTGGGATCCGATCCTCACCGCAGCGAAAGTCCTCGGCGGGAAACTCGAGTGA
- a CDS encoding M20 family metallopeptidase yields the protein MPSLTPETYVRDHRDELVDIALELLAIDTSNPPGDTREIVDVLETSLSSLPLDLERVAVDPAKPNLLVRVPGVDSTRTLLFNGHLDTVPYNADEWMHDPLGERVGDRIYGRGATDMKGAVAAMAFALRALLETDTEPPIDLVFAFVSDEEVGGDAGLPALLEGGFLEADACVIGEPTCEKGRHSVTVADRGSIWLTLEATGRAAHGSRPPLGVNAVDRLYGAITTLRERFGTSELDIDDTMEPIIEESVAYYGPTMGPETARDLFAYPSINLGTIEGGDAINSVPQSARADIDVRLIAGVHTPDVLAAIRACVAECNGIAITDVSWSVGTAEPLESPLVEAVASTAETVTGDRVYRRSATGGGDAKRLRNAGIPTVEFALGTDTVHAVDEYTALETLVGNALVYARLPATWAEADDE from the coding sequence ATGCCCTCGCTCACGCCCGAGACGTACGTCCGCGACCACCGTGACGAACTGGTCGACATCGCGCTCGAGTTGCTCGCGATCGACACGTCGAATCCACCGGGCGACACGCGCGAGATCGTCGATGTGCTCGAGACGTCGCTGTCGTCGCTCCCGCTCGATCTCGAGCGGGTCGCCGTCGATCCGGCGAAACCCAACCTTCTGGTGCGGGTTCCGGGTGTGGATTCGACGCGAACGCTGCTGTTCAACGGGCACCTCGACACGGTGCCCTACAACGCCGACGAGTGGATGCACGACCCTCTCGGGGAGCGCGTCGGCGACCGCATCTACGGCCGCGGGGCGACCGACATGAAGGGGGCCGTCGCCGCGATGGCGTTCGCGCTCCGGGCGCTGCTCGAGACGGACACCGAGCCGCCGATCGATCTCGTCTTCGCCTTCGTCAGCGACGAAGAGGTCGGCGGCGACGCCGGGCTTCCCGCCCTGCTCGAAGGCGGTTTTCTCGAGGCCGACGCCTGCGTCATCGGCGAACCGACGTGCGAGAAGGGGCGTCACTCGGTGACGGTCGCCGACCGCGGCAGCATCTGGCTGACACTCGAAGCGACCGGCCGAGCGGCCCACGGGTCGCGTCCGCCCCTCGGCGTGAACGCGGTCGACCGACTCTACGGGGCGATCACGACCCTGCGGGAGCGCTTCGGCACGTCCGAACTGGATATCGACGATACGATGGAACCGATTATCGAGGAATCGGTTGCGTACTACGGGCCGACCATGGGTCCCGAGACAGCCCGCGACCTCTTCGCGTACCCGTCGATTAATCTCGGAACGATCGAGGGCGGCGATGCGATAAACAGCGTTCCCCAGTCGGCCCGGGCGGACATCGACGTTCGGTTGATCGCTGGCGTCCACACGCCCGATGTACTCGCTGCAATCCGAGCGTGCGTCGCCGAATGTAACGGAATCGCGATTACGGACGTCTCCTGGAGCGTCGGCACGGCCGAACCGCTCGAGAGCCCGCTCGTCGAGGCGGTGGCGTCGACGGCCGAAACCGTCACCGGCGATCGCGTGTATCGACGAAGCGCGACCGGCGGCGGAGACGCCAAGCGACTCCGAAACGCCGGCATTCCGACGGTCGAGTTCGCGCTCGGAACCGACACCGTCCACGCCGTCGACGAGTACACGGCGCTCGAGACGCTCGTCGGCAATGCGCTGGTCTACGCACGACTGCCGGCAACGTGGGCGGAGGCGGACGACGAGTGA
- a CDS encoding helix-turn-helix domain-containing protein, protein MPDSMAEQLQQDMVCEGLLECFHGLKQLDRACFEALVEAEEPLTVDEIAATVDRERSTAYRAVQRLLQTGFIQKEQVNYDQGGYYHVYSPTDPSKIAGDMQRLLNDWYAKMGQLIQEFEDKYEQVEATAPAEG, encoded by the coding sequence ATGCCTGACTCGATGGCCGAACAACTCCAGCAAGACATGGTCTGTGAGGGCCTCCTCGAGTGCTTTCACGGCCTCAAACAACTCGACAGGGCGTGTTTCGAGGCGCTGGTGGAAGCCGAGGAACCGCTGACCGTCGACGAGATCGCGGCGACAGTCGACCGCGAGCGATCGACGGCCTACCGGGCCGTCCAGCGCTTGCTCCAGACGGGCTTCATCCAGAAAGAACAGGTCAACTACGACCAGGGCGGCTACTATCACGTCTACTCGCCGACCGACCCGTCGAAGATCGCCGGCGACATGCAGCGCCTGCTCAACGACTGGTACGCGAAGATGGGCCAGCTCATCCAGGAGTTCGAGGACAAGTACGAGCAGGTCGAAGCGACGGCTCCCGCCGAAGGATAG
- a CDS encoding HalOD1 output domain-containing protein: MTIDHHQNSSAVSHRVVNAVARKEGIDPIDLEPLYHAIDPESLDRLFSVEAAADDRAADELTFTFAGYRVTVSADGSVDVATISEDGGQPSSIDRSATPSGEPNTPD, translated from the coding sequence ATGACAATTGACCACCACCAGAATTCATCAGCTGTCAGCCATCGTGTCGTGAACGCGGTCGCCAGGAAGGAGGGGATCGATCCGATCGATCTGGAACCGCTGTACCACGCGATCGATCCGGAAAGCCTCGACAGGCTGTTCTCGGTCGAGGCAGCGGCCGACGACCGGGCAGCCGACGAACTCACGTTTACGTTCGCCGGCTATCGGGTAACCGTCTCCGCCGACGGATCGGTCGACGTGGCTACGATCAGCGAAGATGGCGGGCAACCGAGTTCGATCGACCGCTCGGCCACACCGTCAGGCGAACCGAACACCCCCGATTGA
- a CDS encoding helix-turn-helix domain-containing protein, which translates to MSVLTELTIPADEFVLADTLMASPDMHIEIKRVVGGKSTVTPYLWASGEGFDAFERDLRDDDMVREVLMLEEQDERSNEDGTEERFYRVTWEMDVPNLITAVSDAKATVLEAVSNEAHRWEVKILFPGEQSLSDFHDYCVEHGFSFEPQRVYRPENPEEQAEYGVTAEQQEALEAAYHAGYFDVPRDQTLAELATDLDISRNALSARLRRGQRNLLANTLVRGK; encoded by the coding sequence ATGAGCGTACTCACGGAACTCACGATCCCTGCCGACGAGTTCGTCCTCGCGGATACGTTGATGGCGTCGCCGGACATGCACATCGAGATCAAGCGCGTCGTGGGCGGGAAATCCACCGTTACGCCCTACCTCTGGGCCTCCGGCGAGGGGTTCGACGCCTTCGAGAGAGACCTCCGGGACGACGACATGGTCCGGGAGGTCCTCATGCTCGAAGAGCAAGACGAACGGTCGAACGAGGACGGCACGGAGGAACGATTTTATCGAGTGACCTGGGAGATGGACGTTCCAAATCTCATCACGGCCGTCTCGGACGCGAAAGCGACCGTGCTCGAGGCGGTGAGCAACGAAGCACACCGATGGGAGGTGAAGATCCTCTTTCCCGGCGAGCAATCCCTCTCTGACTTTCACGACTATTGCGTCGAACACGGCTTTTCGTTCGAACCGCAACGCGTGTACCGCCCCGAAAACCCGGAAGAACAGGCGGAGTACGGCGTCACGGCCGAACAGCAGGAAGCGCTCGAGGCAGCCTATCACGCCGGATACTTCGACGTCCCCCGCGATCAGACGCTGGCGGAACTCGCGACCGACCTCGACATCTCGCGAAACGCGCTGTCCGCCCGCCTCCGACGAGGCCAACGAAACCTCCTCGCCAACACGCTCGTGCGCGGGAAGTGA
- a CDS encoding MBL fold metallo-hydrolase, translating to MVRQITADRLADMIDGDESFTLIDTRPEDSFEGWHIRGAKNVPFGPNDDLTEQQRNRIGNSDDAGSIVAICGKGLTSTSFSFELETIGYDDVSVVKGGMEDWSTVYEVVPIDTESEQLVIVQLQRRAKGCLGYVVGSSASRSAAVVDPTRQTDRFKVVAEEAGLTIERVLDTHVHADHVSGGRTLADELGVSYHLGERASERDVEYDYEPLADGETIDVGGVEIEVLHTPGHTTEMLNYLVDGEAVLTGDTLFVESVGRTELQFGDEDAADGAELLYDSLQETLLELPEDTRVLPGHVSVSADGVYEVGSPGDLIEARLGTLRDELELLGLEKEEFVSRLVDNTPEKPANYERVIEINTGQSTLEDEHEATELEMGPNNCAA from the coding sequence ATGGTACGCCAGATCACCGCCGACCGACTCGCCGACATGATCGACGGGGACGAGTCGTTCACGCTCATCGACACGCGCCCGGAGGACAGTTTCGAAGGGTGGCACATTCGGGGGGCGAAGAACGTCCCCTTTGGGCCGAACGACGACCTCACGGAGCAACAACGAAACCGCATCGGTAACAGCGACGACGCAGGATCCATCGTCGCGATCTGCGGGAAAGGGCTCACCTCGACGTCGTTCAGTTTCGAACTCGAGACCATCGGGTACGACGACGTCAGCGTCGTGAAAGGTGGGATGGAAGACTGGTCCACGGTCTACGAGGTCGTCCCCATCGACACCGAGAGCGAGCAACTCGTAATCGTCCAGCTACAGCGGCGGGCGAAGGGCTGTCTCGGATACGTCGTCGGCTCGAGTGCGTCGAGGAGCGCCGCCGTCGTCGATCCCACCCGCCAGACGGACCGGTTCAAGGTCGTCGCCGAGGAGGCCGGCCTCACGATCGAGCGCGTCCTGGACACGCACGTCCACGCCGACCACGTCTCGGGTGGTCGAACGCTCGCCGACGAACTCGGCGTCTCCTACCACCTCGGGGAACGCGCGAGCGAGCGGGACGTCGAGTACGACTACGAACCGCTCGCCGATGGGGAGACGATCGACGTGGGCGGCGTGGAAATCGAAGTGCTCCACACGCCGGGGCACACGACGGAGATGCTGAACTACCTCGTCGACGGTGAGGCTGTCCTGACGGGGGACACGCTATTCGTCGAATCCGTGGGGCGGACGGAACTCCAGTTCGGCGACGAGGACGCCGCCGACGGCGCCGAGTTGCTCTACGACTCCCTCCAGGAGACGCTCCTCGAACTCCCCGAGGACACGCGCGTCCTGCCCGGCCACGTCTCGGTCTCGGCTGACGGCGTCTACGAGGTGGGCTCGCCGGGGGACCTGATCGAGGCCCGACTCGGTACGCTTCGGGACGAACTGGAGCTCTTGGGCCTCGAGAAGGAGGAGTTCGTGAGCCGTCTCGTCGACAACACGCCCGAGAAGCCGGCGAACTACGAGCGCGTCATCGAGATCAACACCGGCCAGTCGACGCTCGAGGACGAGCACGAGGCGACCGAACTCGAAATGGGGCCGAACAACTGCGCGGCCTGA
- a CDS encoding thioredoxin family protein: MVMKESESELEAGDPAPTFELEGVDGETYTLESFADAEALLVVFTCNHCPYAKAKIGLLNDLAAEYDDVAVVGINPNDAEEYPEDSFDRMQELVEDGTIAYDAYLRDRTQAVAGAYGAVCTPDPFLFERDDGEFRLVYQGRLDDAPNPDDDPSRFYIREAIESVIAGESVDLEWQPARGCSIKWTDD, encoded by the coding sequence ATGGTCATGAAAGAATCCGAGAGCGAACTCGAGGCCGGCGACCCCGCGCCGACGTTCGAACTCGAGGGCGTCGACGGCGAGACGTACACGCTCGAGTCCTTCGCCGATGCAGAGGCTCTGCTGGTCGTCTTCACCTGCAACCACTGCCCGTACGCGAAGGCGAAGATCGGCCTGCTCAACGACCTCGCCGCCGAGTACGACGACGTGGCGGTCGTCGGGATCAACCCAAACGACGCCGAGGAGTACCCCGAGGACTCCTTCGACCGAATGCAAGAACTCGTCGAGGACGGAACGATCGCCTACGACGCCTACCTCCGGGATCGGACCCAGGCCGTCGCGGGCGCCTACGGCGCGGTCTGCACGCCCGATCCGTTCCTCTTCGAGCGTGACGACGGCGAGTTCAGGCTGGTCTACCAGGGTCGTCTCGACGACGCGCCGAACCCCGACGACGACCCCAGTCGATTCTACATCCGGGAGGCGATCGAGTCCGTCATCGCCGGCGAGTCCGTCGACCTCGAGTGGCAACCCGCTCGAGGCTGTTCGATCAAGTGGACCGACGACTGA